A part of Candidatus Zymogenaceae bacterium genomic DNA contains:
- a CDS encoding histidinol-phosphatase — protein MQSVDMIDIHTHTIFGDGKDTPEEMAAAAFDKGVTVFGCSEHFPRPESYDYPTEGFNHEALASGWFDYVSSVARAKRAWEGRMTLLFGTEVDYLPAERPRIEAELSAYRFDYLIGSVHMIDTWGFDYNKSEWEGKDVDAIYETYYDIMEEMVATRLFDIVGHLDLVKVFSPFHPPKRDHTQRARILLRSIKKLDMTVEINTGALRKPVGELSPSPELIREAVELAIPLTVTSDAHRTDDIAYGFDGVYRMLRELGVRETIYYVDREPFVVPLPG, from the coding sequence ATGCAGAGTGTAGACATGATCGATATCCATACCCACACAATTTTCGGCGACGGCAAGGACACGCCCGAGGAAATGGCCGCCGCCGCCTTCGATAAGGGCGTGACCGTCTTCGGCTGCTCCGAGCATTTTCCCCGCCCCGAATCCTACGACTACCCCACCGAGGGGTTCAACCACGAGGCCCTGGCGTCTGGGTGGTTCGATTACGTGTCATCGGTGGCCCGGGCAAAAAGGGCCTGGGAGGGGAGGATGACACTCCTCTTCGGGACGGAGGTGGACTACCTCCCTGCCGAGCGTCCGCGCATCGAGGCGGAGCTTTCGGCCTATCGCTTCGATTATCTCATCGGCAGCGTTCACATGATAGACACCTGGGGGTTCGATTATAACAAGTCCGAATGGGAGGGGAAGGATGTGGACGCCATATATGAGACCTATTATGACATCATGGAGGAGATGGTCGCCACACGGCTTTTCGATATCGTGGGGCACCTGGACCTGGTCAAGGTGTTTTCACCCTTTCATCCGCCGAAGCGGGATCACACACAAAGGGCCAGGATCCTCCTCCGCTCTATTAAAAAACTGGATATGACGGTGGAGATAAACACCGGCGCCCTCAGAAAACCCGTGGGAGAGCTGTCCCCCTCGCCGGAGCTTATCCGGGAGGCGGTGGAGCTTGCCATTCCCCTGACGGTTACCTCCGACGCCCATCGGACCGATGACATCGCCTATGGTTTTGATGGGGTGTATCGGATGCTTCGGGAGCTGGGCGTGCGTGAGACGATATATTACGTCGATCGCGAGCCGTTCGTCGTGCCGCTTCCCGGATAG
- a CDS encoding TIGR00730 family Rossman fold protein has translation MTNHVEKQYIIDAITAKDSWRMFRIMSEFVDGFETLPDVMPAVSIFGSARVKPEDPRYETARTIARKLTDAGFSIITGGGPGIMEAANRGAAEGGGYSVGLNIQLPMEQDPNEYSNIKLDFRYFFCRKVMFIKYSMAYVVLPGGFGTLDELFEAITLIQTHKIKPFPVILVGSDYWEGLARWIHERLLESDMIMERDLEIIKVEDDLDNIVRIIKEFHESMQELD, from the coding sequence ATGACGAATCACGTGGAAAAACAATATATCATCGATGCCATTACGGCGAAGGACTCCTGGCGGATGTTTCGCATCATGTCGGAGTTCGTCGATGGATTCGAAACTCTCCCTGACGTGATGCCCGCGGTCTCCATTTTCGGCTCCGCCCGGGTGAAGCCGGAGGATCCCCGCTACGAGACGGCCCGGACCATCGCCAGGAAACTGACGGACGCCGGCTTTTCCATCATCACCGGCGGAGGACCGGGCATCATGGAGGCGGCCAACAGGGGCGCCGCCGAGGGCGGGGGGTATTCAGTGGGTTTAAACATCCAGCTTCCCATGGAGCAGGACCCCAACGAATACTCCAACATCAAGCTCGATTTCCGCTATTTCTTCTGCCGCAAGGTCATGTTCATCAAATACTCCATGGCCTATGTGGTGCTCCCCGGAGGATTCGGCACCCTGGACGAGCTCTTCGAGGCAATTACCCTCATCCAGACCCACAAGATCAAGCCCTTCCCGGTCATCCTGGTGGGGAGCGACTACTGGGAGGGACTTGCCCGGTGGATTCACGAGCGGCTCCTGGAATCGGACATGATTATGGAAAGGGATCTGGAGATCATCAAAGTGGAGGACGACCTGGACAACATCGTCCGAATCATCAAGGAATTCCACGAATCCATGCAGGAGTTGGACTGA
- a CDS encoding PqqD family peptide modification chaperone: protein MSIVRSFVDFFKKEKPLSPGVYHQRGEFDQGGHYRLHLRVEEGGNSILSIDASRILHLNRTATEYAKLIIEGKSRDEAIKTVRKRYRVDGKTAEKDYDRLLEIIDSLVHTDDICPVSYLDVDRIEPFATPILAPYRMDLALTYRCNNKCGHCYVGLDRKADELDTEAWRNILRKLWDIGIFHVAFTGGESTLRDDLPELVGVAEDLGMVSGLLTNGRRLSDAKYLQRLIDEGIDYFQITLESSDKKVHNEMVCAEAFDETVAGIKNAAASPIHTITNTTITSINAHTLEETVAFVKSLGVDAFAMNGIIYTGEAAEGETAVSEDDLHDILVRVSDAAREHDLRFIWYTPTQYCRFNPMDLDLGMKQCTAGRFNMCIEPNGDALPCQSYFEPVGNILRDRWEDIWNHPLLVGMRRRSFVMDKCADCDLFSLCGGGCPLERDHDTYLCAESMSSP, encoded by the coding sequence ATGAGCATCGTGAGATCATTTGTCGATTTCTTCAAAAAGGAAAAGCCGCTGTCCCCCGGGGTCTATCACCAGCGGGGAGAATTCGACCAGGGAGGGCATTACCGGCTTCACCTGCGGGTGGAGGAGGGGGGGAACTCCATCCTCTCCATCGACGCCTCCCGGATACTGCACCTGAACCGAACCGCCACCGAATACGCGAAGCTCATCATCGAGGGAAAATCCCGGGACGAGGCGATAAAAACCGTCAGGAAGAGATACCGGGTCGATGGGAAGACGGCTGAAAAGGACTATGACAGGCTGCTGGAGATCATCGATTCCCTGGTGCATACCGACGATATCTGCCCGGTGTCGTACCTGGATGTGGACCGCATTGAGCCCTTCGCCACGCCGATTCTCGCCCCTTATCGCATGGACCTGGCGTTGACGTATCGCTGCAACAATAAGTGCGGCCACTGCTATGTGGGGCTGGATCGGAAGGCCGATGAGCTGGATACCGAGGCGTGGAGGAATATCCTTAGAAAACTATGGGACATCGGCATCTTCCACGTGGCGTTTACCGGCGGGGAGTCCACCCTGAGGGACGACCTGCCGGAGCTGGTGGGGGTCGCCGAAGATTTGGGCATGGTTTCGGGGCTCTTGACCAACGGACGGCGGCTGTCGGACGCGAAGTATCTCCAGCGTCTGATCGACGAGGGCATCGATTATTTCCAGATCACCCTGGAGTCGTCGGATAAAAAGGTCCACAACGAGATGGTCTGTGCCGAAGCCTTCGATGAGACCGTGGCCGGCATTAAAAACGCGGCGGCGAGCCCCATCCACACCATCACCAACACCACCATCACCAGTATCAACGCCCATACCCTGGAGGAGACCGTTGCCTTCGTCAAATCCCTTGGGGTGGACGCGTTCGCTATGAACGGCATCATCTACACCGGCGAGGCGGCGGAGGGCGAGACGGCCGTATCCGAAGACGACCTGCATGATATCCTCGTTCGCGTCAGCGACGCCGCCCGGGAGCATGATCTCCGATTTATCTGGTACACCCCCACCCAGTACTGCCGATTCAACCCGATGGATCTGGATCTGGGGATGAAACAGTGCACCGCCGGGAGGTTCAACATGTGCATCGAGCCCAACGGAGACGCACTCCCCTGTCAGAGCTACTTCGAGCCGGTGGGCAATATTCTCAGGGATCGGTGGGAGGATATCTGGAACCACCCGCTGCTGGTTGGAATGCGACGTCGCTCGTTCGTGATGGATAAATGTGCGGACTGCGACCTCTTCTCCCTGTGCGGAGGGGGATGTCCCCTGGAGCGGGATCACGACACGTATCTCTGCGCCGAGAGCATGAGCAGCCCCTAA
- a CDS encoding (Fe-S)-binding protein, translated as MFHPDLCVQCGTCLSQCPTLSYPVDKAKEEIKKLIDKKPTPVTAECITCAACNTFCPEGANPFDLINDRQEETGDFKVGERSIAMMSGAPMMPTQVIEGDTDKPTLSLCSVGGLIPGAIEGRLFEGLTILTGGDYFCYIGWIHLGKPSMVREHAEKTVRNLAATGAAEIVCYHDDCYALLANKAPEMGIDVPFRPIHFIEYLRDYVKDNLNDVTPLNMKVAYQQPCASRYSMEKDPILDELFGYIGVERVEREYDRDRALCCSGPMRAMENVSDEEVFAWRNKNVDDAKDHGAEAMIYLCPLCALALRYTANEAGLESYMIGNLVRKALGEELPLGGVGQAPV; from the coding sequence ATGTTTCATCCAGATCTATGCGTACAATGCGGAACCTGCCTGAGCCAATGTCCCACCCTGTCATATCCCGTGGATAAGGCGAAAGAGGAAATCAAAAAACTGATCGACAAAAAGCCGACGCCGGTCACCGCCGAGTGTATCACGTGTGCGGCCTGCAACACCTTTTGCCCCGAGGGGGCGAATCCCTTCGATCTGATCAACGACCGACAGGAGGAAACCGGCGATTTCAAGGTGGGGGAGCGTTCCATTGCAATGATGTCCGGCGCGCCGATGATGCCCACCCAGGTGATCGAGGGGGATACAGATAAGCCGACGTTGAGCCTCTGCAGCGTTGGGGGGCTGATACCCGGCGCCATCGAGGGACGCCTCTTTGAGGGACTGACCATCCTCACAGGCGGGGATTATTTCTGTTACATCGGGTGGATTCATCTGGGCAAACCCTCAATGGTCCGGGAACACGCGGAAAAGACGGTTCGAAACCTGGCCGCCACGGGTGCTGCGGAGATCGTCTGTTATCACGACGACTGCTATGCGCTCCTGGCGAACAAGGCACCGGAGATGGGCATAGACGTTCCCTTCAGGCCGATTCACTTCATCGAGTATCTCAGGGACTATGTGAAAGATAACCTGAACGATGTGACGCCCCTGAACATGAAGGTCGCCTACCAGCAGCCCTGCGCGTCGCGCTACTCCATGGAGAAAGACCCGATCCTGGACGAGCTGTTCGGATACATCGGGGTGGAGCGGGTGGAGCGGGAGTACGATCGGGATCGGGCGCTGTGTTGCAGCGGTCCCATGAGGGCGATGGAGAATGTGTCGGACGAGGAGGTATTCGCCTGGCGGAACAAGAACGTGGATGACGCGAAAGATCACGGGGCCGAGGCGATGATCTATCTTTGCCCCCTGTGCGCCCTGGCCCTTCGGTATACCGCCAACGAGGCGGGGCTGGAATCCTACATGATCGGGAACCTCGTCCGAAAGGCGCTAGGGGAGGAGCTTCCCCTGGGGGGTGTGGGTCAGGCGCCTGTATGA
- a CDS encoding tRNA-binding protein, translating to MIRYDDFEKVDMRIGTILKAEQNPRAKKPAYSLTIDFGPLGKKTSSAQITDLYTPEDLTGRQVVAVINFPPKVIAGVSSEVLILGVDGEGGVALLGPERKVTNGKRIY from the coding sequence ATGATACGCTACGATGATTTCGAAAAAGTCGATATGCGCATCGGCACCATACTGAAGGCCGAACAAAATCCCAGGGCGAAGAAACCGGCCTATTCCTTGACCATAGACTTCGGTCCCCTGGGAAAGAAAACATCCAGCGCACAGATTACCGATCTCTACACACCCGAGGATCTGACGGGGCGGCAGGTGGTTGCCGTAATCAACTTCCCCCCCAAGGTCATCGCAGGGGTCTCTTCCGAGGTGCTCATACTGGGGGTGGATGGAGAGGGCGGTGTGGCGCTTCTGGGTCCCGAGCGGAAGGTAACGAACGGAAAGCGTATCTACTGA